The Vitis vinifera cultivar Pinot Noir 40024 chromosome 1, ASM3070453v1 DNA segment ACATGAACTATGAATTATCTCTATCTCCATCTCTGAAAAGCCCAGCAGGGGGCGATGTTCCTTGCAAAGCTTGATGCTTTTTTTTCGGTTTTAGGCATCAGAGGAACCAAAGCATGTGCATGCCTACTTGCTAATGTAAAGCTGATCATACCACCATGGTATGAATTACTTAATTTTATCATTAGTCCACAGTATCTTTAGCTTTAACTTTAATTAAAGACAGATGTTCATGTATCCGTAACTTGGATGACAGATATCCTGGTTATCGGTCTTTAAAATAACCGATATGTTCTGAAAAGTTAACTAGAGATAACCTACTGGGTAGATTGATCAACTGACAACTGGCACAGGCTGCAGATAAGAGTTTTGTGGGCTGTTTTTCAGTCAATTTTGTTCAGGATTTGACATGATAATTCACTTATTGGGAAGGACCCATTAATTAACTAGTGGTTTCAACTTTAGTTCATGAGTTCTGAACTTCTGATATCGATCGATCAGATAGGGCTCAAATTCATCTCATTCCACATTTAACCCTACAAACCGACCCAACACGAGATCTTGAGAAAAAAGGGGTAcctatcaaacaaataaacaagtTTACAAAAGCTACAAAACCAGTAGAGGACAAGAAGCCTAACATGCCTTCTCATTGGCTTTAGCTTTTTGCCTGCCTGTGCTAAAGTCATTTAGGTAATATAGAACCTGAAAGAGCGTGCGAGCCCTCCGGAAATAACCTTGAAGATTCATGGAAACATCAGGGCAATGTGCCACCATCCAATAATTCAATGCCACACGTGGTGTAGCAGCAGATTACTTTGCTGATCTGCAGAATTCccttttcaaaacttttcaCCACCCCCATACTGGTTTCTATATAAACCCATCAAGCTCTCCAGTATTTGCTTCATGTCAAACACTGCTCCCACAATATCAGATATCTCCTCTTGAGTTCCAGCTCttctttcatatttagtttCTCATTGTATTTGATATATATAGTTGTAACTTACAAGGTCGGTGGCGAACATGAAGAACGGGGCTTCAGTGGTGTTGAAACAGATCATTGCACTGCTGACTTCCATTGCGAAAACAAAATCCATGGCGGTCAAGAGCAAAACAAGTGCCTTGAAGTCTCGCATACTGATGTTCTCATTCTTGAGGAGCAAGAAGGTGTTGCTCCACTCCATATCGGAAAAGATTCACAGCATTCTGGGGCAGCATGGGGGTGAAGACGAGGTGGGTGAGCAGAGCAAGGCTGTGGTAGTCCTTCACAGTGAGGTGGAGTGGAGCCCAAGCCGCATGTATCAGGTGGTGGAGAGAGCAGAGGATGACGATGACAACGGCATTAATAATGATGACGATGGAAAGTACCCAGATCTTACTCACTGTCTGTTTGAAGAGGAGGAGGTGGACATGAGGGGTGGATCCATTATAGATATGGTGAAGAATGGGAAGGAGGAGGGAGAGGAATTCAGATTGGAAGATGAGATTGATCATGTGGCTGACTTGTTTATAACGAGGTTCCATAAACAGATGCGCATGCAGAAGCTGGAGTCTTTCAAAAGATATCAAGAGATGCTCCAGAGAGGTGTCTAGTTGATGGATTCCTTAATTAGCAGGGAAGGACTGGTGTATGTGATGATGTGAATGGTCTTTTCAGTTTTCACCATTAATTTTTTAGCCAGTGAGCTGCATCAGAGCCTGATATGTACTGGTGTaaagttttgtttttcaataaaaatgtcACACtactaatatttgaaatttttgatacatatGGTCCAATTAGAGCACCAAAGGATATATAGGTATAAAAAATGCACCACTAATCAtatgcattttcaaatcttATTggaagaagtaaaaaaaaaacacaagattCTTCCTTagctttcaagtaaaaaaaaggGGGCCATCCTTCAATTAGAGGAAACACCAACCTTAACTCGCCATCGCACCAAGGTGCCCAATGCCCACTTGCCAACTTGCCCCAAAACTAGGAATGGCTATATTAGTGgaagaagaaaattagaaaggagaaaggagaaaattattaaatatgaaacaaattttcaatgtaaaagaaaaagggCGGAGACATAATATTATCCTTATTTTCGTTTTTAAAACTATCCAAATGCATGCAAGGAGGGGGAAAATAAAATCCAATCCAAATGTACGTTTCTTCGGCTGGGCTGAAGCTTAACTTTTGGGCCCGAAGTTAGATTCATTACACAATTAAATTTGGGCCAGACTAAAGTTGGCCCGAGTAGAGTTGTTATGGAGACTGGGCCATACGTAAGCCCAGTTCGAAGCAATGCCACGTATGCATATTTGGCGCCAAAACTTCCCGCCAAAAGGAAGAGCCTTATCGGAATAATAGCTTAGGGCGAAGGGCGAAGAACAGTTGCTGACGCAGTAAAGCCTCACAAACATGGCGGGAGAAGCTTCGAACTCGGATCCACATCCACGGCCTAGCGATTCCGACGCTGGTAATTCCGGAAATCCACCATCCACACCCGATTCGCCCACCTCTGCTGGTTTCAACACCGATCAACTCCCTCCCAGCCGCACTTCCGAGAACTACTCCGACGAAGATGAGGCCGCCGTCGATC contains these protein-coding regions:
- the LOC100267772 gene encoding uncharacterized protein LOC100267772, giving the protein MKNGASVVLKQIIALLTSIAKTKSMAVKSKTSALKSRILMFSFLRSKKVLLHSISEKIHSILGQHGGEDEVGEQSKAVVVLHSEVEWSPSRMYQVVERAEDDDDNGINNDDDGKYPDLTHCLFEEEEVDMRGGSIIDMVKNGKEEGEEFRLEDEIDHVADLFITRFHKQMRMQKLESFKRYQEMLQRGV